The following coding sequences are from one Streptomyces sp. ITFR-21 window:
- the ligA gene encoding NAD-dependent DNA ligase LigA: MTTLPAVEAVTSRAAYEAALQRLSEASQAYYAAGDSPLDDVTYDQLRLAVLAWEAQHPEDAAESPSGLVADGAAPVGDVAHTIRLLSLDNVFDAEGLVTWGTSLQRRLGRAPVGGFTVEPKIDGAAIAARYQAGRLTRIITRGDGSHGEDISHVIGQIDGLPEHLPVPATVEVRGEVVFTQEQFETANAVRTAHGAQVFANPRNGAAGTLRAKDRPYRLQLTFWAYGAVGLAGEPFLPSGATHAEILAAVSEAGVQTTAATAAGLHIVADLAEAQQRVDEIAALRAELPFGIDGVVIKVNDAGEQQAAGIGSRFPHWAIAVKLPAVERQTVLKDVVWEVGRTGVLAPTAVLVPVEIDGSTVTRATLHNPADIRRRDLHLGDTVTVYKAGDIIPRVQGAVVPLRPADAKEVPLPAECPNCGGPIDRRQERWRCAKGTACALPALIEYAAGREMLDLDGLGKTYVKALVESGVVTDVADLFALSLDQLTAATSSAKRAAKLAEQIESAKERPLSRVFCALGVLGTGRSMSRRIAGHFGTMENIRQADATALQEVEGIGPEKAPVIVEQVAALAPVIDKLVGAGVNMIEPQEASQAPGGGPLSGKIVVVTGKMTGPLEGWGRDAMNALIEKAGGRPGSSVSAKTSLLVAAPAAGGKPSSKAVKAAELGVEVLSPDAFAVLVSDYLD; encoded by the coding sequence ATGACGACCCTTCCCGCCGTTGAGGCGGTGACCAGCCGCGCCGCGTACGAGGCCGCGCTCCAGCGCCTGAGCGAGGCATCGCAGGCGTACTACGCCGCCGGCGACAGCCCGCTGGACGATGTCACGTACGACCAGCTCAGGCTGGCCGTCCTGGCCTGGGAGGCGCAGCACCCCGAGGACGCAGCCGAATCGCCGTCCGGCCTGGTCGCCGACGGTGCGGCGCCGGTCGGCGATGTCGCGCACACCATCCGACTGTTGAGCCTGGACAACGTCTTCGACGCCGAGGGCCTGGTCACCTGGGGGACATCCCTCCAGCGGCGCCTGGGCCGCGCCCCTGTCGGCGGTTTCACCGTCGAGCCGAAGATCGACGGTGCTGCCATCGCCGCCCGCTACCAGGCCGGCCGCCTGACACGGATCATCACCCGCGGCGACGGGAGCCACGGCGAGGACATCAGCCACGTCATCGGCCAGATCGACGGCCTTCCCGAGCACCTTCCGGTACCGGCCACGGTGGAGGTCCGGGGCGAAGTCGTCTTCACCCAGGAGCAGTTCGAGACGGCCAACGCCGTACGGACCGCCCACGGCGCGCAGGTCTTCGCCAACCCGCGCAACGGCGCCGCCGGGACTCTGCGCGCGAAGGACCGGCCCTACCGCCTCCAGTTGACGTTCTGGGCCTACGGTGCGGTCGGGCTGGCCGGGGAGCCGTTCCTGCCCTCCGGGGCCACACACGCCGAGATCCTGGCGGCCGTGTCCGAAGCCGGGGTGCAGACGACCGCGGCCACAGCGGCAGGGCTCCACATCGTCGCCGACCTCGCCGAAGCGCAGCAGAGGGTTGACGAGATCGCCGCCCTCCGTGCGGAACTGCCGTTCGGTATCGACGGCGTGGTGATCAAGGTCAACGACGCGGGCGAGCAGCAGGCCGCAGGGATCGGCAGCCGGTTCCCGCACTGGGCGATCGCCGTCAAGCTGCCCGCGGTCGAACGGCAGACCGTGCTGAAGGACGTGGTGTGGGAGGTCGGGCGCACCGGCGTGCTCGCCCCGACCGCGGTGCTCGTTCCCGTCGAGATCGACGGCTCCACCGTGACACGGGCGACGCTGCACAACCCCGCGGACATCCGGCGGCGCGATCTCCACCTCGGCGACACGGTCACCGTCTACAAGGCCGGGGACATCATCCCGCGCGTCCAGGGCGCGGTCGTCCCGCTCCGCCCGGCGGACGCCAAGGAGGTACCCCTTCCTGCGGAGTGCCCCAACTGCGGTGGACCGATCGACCGGCGGCAGGAGCGGTGGCGGTGCGCGAAGGGCACGGCGTGCGCGCTTCCGGCGCTGATCGAGTACGCCGCCGGGCGGGAGATGCTCGACCTCGACGGCCTGGGCAAGACGTACGTGAAGGCCCTGGTCGAGTCCGGTGTCGTCACGGACGTTGCCGACCTGTTCGCGCTCTCCCTCGACCAGCTCACGGCGGCGACCAGCAGCGCCAAGCGGGCCGCCAAGCTCGCCGAGCAGATCGAGTCGGCGAAGGAACGGCCGCTCAGCCGCGTCTTCTGCGCCCTAGGCGTGCTGGGCACCGGTCGCAGCATGTCCCGCCGGATCGCCGGGCACTTCGGGACGATGGAGAACATCCGGCAGGCCGACGCCACGGCTCTACAGGAGGTGGAAGGCATCGGTCCGGAGAAGGCGCCGGTGATCGTCGAGCAGGTCGCCGCCCTGGCCCCGGTCATCGACAAGCTCGTCGGTGCCGGGGTGAACATGATCGAGCCGCAGGAAGCCTCCCAAGCGCCCGGCGGGGGTCCGCTGTCCGGGAAGATCGTGGTGGTGACCGGCAAGATGACCGGCCCGCTGGAAGGCTGGGGACGTGACGCGATGAACGCGCTGATCGAGAAGGCCGGCGGCCGTCCCGGCAGCAGTGTCAGCGCCAAGACCTCCCTTCTGGTCGCGGCGCCGGCCGCAGGCGGCAAGCCCAGTTCGAAGGCCGTCAAGGCCGCGGAACTGGGGGTGGAAGTCCTCTCTCCGGATGCCTTCGCGGTCCTCGTGTCGGACTACCTGGACTGA
- a CDS encoding IS3 family transposase, with the protein MRLDTTEYAHPVEFMCERLDVSKSGYYEWRNRPDSATAQRREELKLLIKKAFDMSDSTYGYRRVHAQLVRWGRPAGLELVRLLMRELGLVPCQPKPKRWSLTQAAASDVPDLVSRNFTADAPGEKLVGDITYVKTGEGWLYLATVIDCCTKEVIGYAMDDHYQTPLISQAIRNAARNRKLADGAIFHSDRGSNYMSAELAATLKQFGLRRSSGRTGVCWDNAMAESFFGALKNERVSRVTYPTREDARQDITRYIELWYNHKRLHSAVGYRPPREVHAEYMEFRIAA; encoded by the coding sequence ATGCGGCTCGACACCACGGAGTACGCGCATCCCGTCGAGTTCATGTGTGAACGGCTCGACGTGTCCAAGTCCGGCTACTACGAATGGCGGAACCGCCCGGATTCTGCCACAGCCCAGCGGCGCGAGGAATTGAAACTGCTCATCAAGAAGGCATTCGACATGTCGGACAGCACCTACGGATACCGGCGCGTCCACGCCCAGCTCGTCCGCTGGGGCCGCCCCGCCGGCCTGGAGCTGGTCCGCCTGCTGATGCGTGAGCTGGGTCTGGTGCCCTGCCAGCCCAAGCCGAAGCGGTGGTCGCTCACCCAGGCCGCAGCCAGCGACGTGCCGGACCTTGTCAGCCGGAACTTCACCGCCGACGCGCCCGGCGAAAAACTCGTCGGCGACATAACCTACGTAAAAACCGGAGAAGGATGGCTTTATCTCGCGACCGTCATCGACTGCTGCACGAAGGAAGTCATCGGCTACGCGATGGACGACCACTACCAAACTCCTCTCATATCCCAGGCCATCCGCAACGCGGCGCGGAACAGGAAACTCGCCGACGGTGCAATATTCCACTCCGATCGCGGATCGAACTACATGTCCGCCGAGCTCGCGGCGACGCTGAAACAGTTCGGACTCCGCCGGTCATCCGGACGTACCGGCGTCTGCTGGGATAACGCGATGGCGGAATCATTCTTCGGCGCTCTGAAGAACGAGCGGGTTTCCCGCGTGACGTACCCGACCCGAGAGGACGCCCGACAGGACATCACCCGATACATCGAACTCTGGTACAATCACAAACGCCTCCACTCGGCTGTCGGATACCGCCCACCGCGAGAAGTTCACGCCGAATACATGGAGTTTCGTATAGCCGCGTGA
- a CDS encoding helix-turn-helix domain-containing protein yields the protein MAAGKDRPPDRMRVVGDATVPDREGEFALLHPVGVPSDRTGGSVARTMAVLRALIRLGPQEQPLAAIAESCGLPSPTVHRYLQALVREGAVEQRGPRARYALVDALHNTPRSLASAQPSPAGQPSPAVRAELVTLQSRTGQIALVYRPHLIGIPMRICAERAYGAHGEEVLAASEVVQRNLEAAPLDADAAGLAILACLGPETGSKIDITCIREEGHIVGAAPIPNRSMIAAPVWFGSAVAGCVALLAADSQMKRPSTRSRYVDAVMDSAAAMSGLLTRSGSRRAG from the coding sequence ATGGCGGCCGGGAAAGATCGGCCACCGGATCGAATGCGCGTTGTGGGAGACGCGACGGTCCCCGATCGCGAGGGGGAGTTCGCGTTGCTGCACCCTGTTGGCGTCCCGTCGGACCGCACCGGCGGAAGCGTGGCACGCACCATGGCGGTGCTCAGGGCGTTGATCCGCCTCGGTCCGCAGGAGCAGCCGCTGGCCGCGATCGCCGAGTCGTGCGGCCTGCCTTCGCCGACCGTCCACCGGTACTTGCAGGCGCTCGTACGCGAAGGCGCTGTCGAGCAACGAGGGCCACGCGCTCGGTACGCGCTGGTCGACGCGCTGCACAACACCCCTCGATCTCTCGCATCCGCTCAGCCGTCTCCGGCCGGCCAGCCCTCGCCTGCTGTGAGGGCTGAGCTCGTCACACTACAGTCGAGAACAGGCCAGATCGCACTCGTTTATCGACCGCATCTGATCGGTATACCGATGAGAATCTGTGCAGAACGGGCATACGGTGCGCACGGCGAAGAAGTGCTCGCAGCGTCGGAAGTTGTACAGCGCAACCTTGAGGCCGCCCCCTTGGACGCGGACGCCGCTGGTCTCGCGATCCTGGCCTGCCTCGGGCCCGAAACTGGCTCCAAGATCGACATAACCTGCATCCGTGAGGAAGGTCACATAGTCGGCGCCGCGCCGATTCCGAACCGCAGCATGATCGCCGCACCGGTGTGGTTCGGCTCGGCGGTCGCGGGTTGCGTGGCTCTCCTCGCGGCCGACTCCCAGATGAAACGCCCGTCCACCCGGTCCCGCTACGTCGACGCGGTGATGGACAGCGCGGCCGCGATGAGCGGCCTGTTGACGCGTTCAGGCAGCCGCCGGGCGGGCTGA
- a CDS encoding TetR family transcriptional regulator, whose translation MSTALGLLGEQSYRDVTAVEIARAAGTSPATLYQYFAGVDEIVLDAVENVAQATAMALSEFADGTWATKGLPGAEQLVVSVLDCWSEHKTVLRIVTAVAAEVDPRFVQAFKSVTRPVTRALASAVSRPMPSASARTALVHHLVVMLVSSAGAQQRSALTAGLSGKAQRDALVQLVHAFVAAPDGG comes from the coding sequence GTGAGCACAGCGCTCGGGCTTCTGGGCGAGCAGTCCTACCGCGACGTCACCGCCGTGGAGATCGCCCGAGCTGCGGGCACTTCACCTGCCACCCTTTACCAGTACTTCGCGGGTGTCGACGAGATCGTTCTCGACGCCGTGGAGAACGTCGCCCAGGCGACGGCCATGGCACTCAGCGAGTTCGCGGACGGCACGTGGGCCACGAAGGGCCTGCCGGGAGCCGAGCAGCTCGTCGTCTCCGTGTTGGACTGCTGGAGCGAGCACAAGACGGTCCTCCGAATCGTCACGGCTGTGGCGGCCGAAGTCGATCCGCGTTTCGTCCAGGCGTTCAAGTCCGTCACCCGGCCTGTCACCCGTGCGCTGGCCTCGGCCGTCAGTCGGCCTATGCCGTCGGCGTCCGCCCGTACGGCTCTCGTTCACCACCTCGTGGTGATGCTCGTCTCCTCCGCCGGTGCTCAACAGCGATCGGCTCTGACGGCGGGGCTGAGCGGCAAGGCGCAGCGCGACGCGCTCGTGCAGCTCGTGCACGCGTTCGTGGCCGCTCCCGACGGCGGGTGA
- a CDS encoding tyrosine-type recombinase/integrase: MTSPAPASTIGTPAAEPDWQYLVEHGLDRATLHLHFPLDADWHTLRSCTHPGCHRPSDSSPWLCHRCYASWRAGGAPDDVRAWCARSPAPPARRAYGETRCSVGCPRPAEASGLCKSCAGARAAVGLTVEEYLATGPSPRPGLGECVVRVCSRWAFQKSTRLCPPHQRQWSDAGKPDLARWAPAAPAVYTTIGIVPLGDLGAVLVRQVLLGYETQLRQGGRISPSQVKSAIRWLSDRSVTDLLVADLPARGQTTTCLRLWQRSLSVRDADRESEHTRRVVRLNVLNSRYSGGRVDFSDVHAPWLLHLGQQYLLEMAASGRSAQRLKSVGHAARWFAMFLRTLPGQGRQPATVGRAGMTMYLRWLAQRARDTADYEALALADPVRAVVGERLLPSLAGAGPLLVTPQRHYDLVRTLRDILDQGRSWLAEHGAADVHLLARDVPPYPEPDDSDSELEGRSQDALPETVFLQLMDEENLGLLPDGTPRSFVELSLRVGRRPWEIRHLEFDCVEWHDIEIEAPGGNVERRRYPFLVYWMQKVRRRHKLPLHPTDVAVVTRQQEHLRREFPQWFDADGRPLSPRTLLFPTPRLSRANGLGERPYDSSSSRYWLEVWMKGITVLVDEHGHSFDRSRVFPYAFRHTYAQLRADAGVPLEVLQALMAHLEPSTTQVYYRVSHPRRVEAVRAIAAKYQFDVTGGRLRPLSPGDDVAARTRAGVGSVPVPGGTCHEMNNVRADGRGCPVYYRCLSCKFFTTDFTQLPELRQLRDGKAEQMARLEAAYDSVLAASSLSRANVELLRQEIAQIDELIGKCETDLGSLTEDDRATVDSWLHSRDRFLTVIPVAAVLAGRQRLDQPTIDPILLTGEAR, from the coding sequence ATGACCTCCCCGGCCCCAGCCTCGACGATCGGTACCCCGGCGGCCGAACCCGACTGGCAGTACCTGGTCGAGCACGGCCTGGACCGCGCCACGCTCCATCTCCACTTCCCGCTCGACGCCGACTGGCACACCCTGCGGTCCTGCACCCACCCGGGCTGCCACCGGCCCTCGGACAGCTCGCCCTGGCTGTGCCACCGCTGCTACGCGTCGTGGCGGGCGGGCGGTGCTCCCGACGACGTACGAGCCTGGTGCGCCCGCTCCCCGGCTCCGCCGGCCCGCCGCGCCTACGGTGAGACCCGCTGCTCGGTCGGTTGCCCACGACCTGCGGAAGCGAGCGGCCTGTGCAAGAGCTGCGCCGGCGCCCGGGCCGCTGTGGGACTGACGGTTGAGGAGTACCTGGCCACCGGTCCCAGCCCGCGCCCCGGCCTGGGCGAGTGCGTGGTGCGCGTCTGCTCGCGCTGGGCGTTTCAGAAGTCCACACGGCTGTGCCCGCCGCACCAGCGGCAGTGGTCCGACGCGGGCAAACCCGACCTGGCGCGCTGGGCGCCGGCCGCGCCGGCGGTCTACACCACAATCGGCATCGTGCCGCTGGGAGACCTGGGCGCGGTGCTGGTGCGGCAGGTCCTCCTCGGCTACGAGACCCAACTGCGGCAGGGCGGCCGCATCAGCCCCTCGCAGGTCAAGTCGGCGATCCGCTGGCTGTCGGACCGCTCGGTCACCGACCTGCTCGTGGCCGATCTGCCCGCCAGGGGCCAGACCACGACCTGTCTGCGCCTGTGGCAGCGGTCCTTGTCGGTCCGGGACGCTGACCGCGAATCGGAGCACACCCGCCGCGTGGTCCGGCTCAACGTGCTCAACTCCCGCTATTCCGGGGGACGGGTGGACTTCAGCGACGTGCACGCTCCCTGGCTGCTGCACCTGGGCCAGCAGTACCTGCTGGAGATGGCTGCCTCCGGGCGGTCCGCGCAGCGGCTGAAGTCCGTCGGCCACGCGGCGCGGTGGTTCGCGATGTTCCTGCGCACGCTGCCCGGCCAGGGACGCCAGCCGGCGACGGTCGGACGGGCGGGCATGACGATGTACCTGAGGTGGCTGGCCCAGCGGGCACGCGACACCGCTGACTACGAGGCCCTGGCGCTCGCCGACCCCGTCCGTGCCGTGGTCGGCGAACGCCTGCTTCCGTCGCTGGCGGGCGCCGGCCCGCTGCTGGTGACCCCGCAGCGCCACTACGACCTGGTCCGCACCCTGCGCGACATCCTCGACCAGGGCCGCTCCTGGCTGGCTGAGCACGGCGCGGCGGACGTGCACCTGCTGGCCAGGGACGTGCCGCCGTACCCGGAGCCAGACGATTCGGACAGCGAGTTGGAGGGCCGCTCTCAGGACGCACTGCCGGAGACGGTTTTCTTGCAGCTCATGGACGAGGAGAACCTCGGCCTTCTCCCCGACGGCACCCCGCGCAGCTTCGTCGAACTCTCCCTGCGAGTTGGTCGGCGCCCGTGGGAGATCCGGCACCTGGAGTTCGACTGCGTCGAGTGGCACGACATCGAGATCGAGGCACCGGGCGGGAACGTGGAGCGGCGCCGCTACCCGTTCCTCGTCTACTGGATGCAGAAGGTCCGCCGCCGCCACAAGCTGCCGCTTCACCCGACCGACGTCGCCGTGGTCACCCGGCAGCAGGAGCATCTGCGCCGGGAGTTCCCCCAGTGGTTCGATGCCGACGGCAGGCCCCTATCCCCGAGGACGCTGCTGTTTCCCACCCCGCGGCTCTCGCGCGCCAATGGGCTCGGCGAGCGCCCCTACGACAGCAGCTCCAGCCGGTACTGGCTGGAGGTGTGGATGAAGGGGATCACCGTGCTGGTCGACGAGCACGGCCACAGCTTCGACCGGTCCCGCGTCTTCCCCTACGCTTTCCGCCACACCTACGCCCAGCTGCGCGCCGACGCAGGCGTTCCGCTGGAGGTGCTGCAGGCCCTGATGGCGCACCTGGAACCTTCCACGACCCAGGTCTACTACCGGGTCTCGCACCCGCGCAGGGTGGAGGCGGTGCGCGCCATCGCGGCCAAGTACCAGTTCGACGTCACCGGCGGTCGGCTGCGGCCCCTCAGCCCAGGAGACGACGTCGCCGCCCGCACCCGGGCCGGCGTGGGCTCGGTTCCGGTCCCCGGCGGCACCTGCCACGAGATGAACAACGTCCGCGCCGACGGACGCGGCTGCCCGGTGTACTACCGCTGCCTGTCCTGCAAGTTCTTCACCACTGACTTCACCCAGCTGCCTGAACTGCGCCAGCTGCGTGACGGCAAGGCTGAGCAGATGGCCCGGCTGGAAGCGGCCTATGACAGTGTGCTCGCCGCAAGTTCGTTGAGCCGTGCGAACGTGGAGCTCCTGCGCCAGGAGATCGCCCAGATCGACGAGCTGATCGGCAAGTGCGAGACGGATCTCGGCTCGCTGACCGAGGACGACAGGGCGACGGTGGATTCCTGGCTGCACAGCCGGGACCGGTTCCTGACGGTGATCCCGGTGGCGGCCGTCCTGGCCGGACGCCAGCGCCTGGACCAGCCGACCATCGACCCGATCCTGCTGACCGGGGAAGCGCGATGA
- a CDS encoding DUF7221 family queuine tRNA-ribosyltransferase-like protein, giving the protein MLTLDGPAPFGNSKPSPPLPTFWLGVHRPSWLARADVPMFVSNRQMARLKSLPRAVGSWALDSGGFTEITTYGEWRTSPEQYVKLIRRYHDEVGGLAWASQQDFMCEEKALRMTGLTIEQHQDLTVRNFLTLRGLAPELRIIPVVQGWLRPHYMRCVEKFMAAGVDLTQEPLVGVGSICRRPSTHVAGWILEDLHAAGLKLHAFGYKKSGLPASWPHVASADSMAWSKGGRYERTCGTHKSESNCLDHAMWWRGELLDRLADARDRV; this is encoded by the coding sequence ATGCTCACCCTGGACGGTCCCGCTCCTTTCGGGAACTCGAAGCCGTCACCGCCGCTCCCCACCTTCTGGCTCGGCGTCCACCGGCCCAGCTGGCTGGCCCGGGCCGATGTTCCGATGTTCGTCTCCAACCGGCAGATGGCGCGCCTGAAGTCGTTGCCGAGGGCCGTGGGGTCCTGGGCCCTGGACAGCGGCGGGTTCACCGAAATCACTACGTACGGCGAGTGGCGCACCAGCCCGGAGCAGTACGTGAAGCTGATCCGGCGGTACCACGACGAGGTCGGCGGTTTGGCCTGGGCCAGCCAGCAGGACTTCATGTGCGAGGAGAAGGCCCTGCGCATGACCGGGCTCACCATTGAACAGCACCAAGACCTCACCGTGCGCAACTTCCTGACGCTGCGGGGCCTGGCGCCCGAACTCAGGATCATCCCGGTTGTGCAGGGCTGGCTCCGGCCGCACTACATGCGCTGCGTCGAGAAGTTCATGGCCGCCGGCGTCGACTTGACCCAGGAGCCGCTGGTCGGTGTCGGCAGCATCTGCCGACGGCCGAGCACCCACGTCGCCGGCTGGATTCTGGAGGACCTCCACGCCGCGGGCCTCAAGCTCCATGCCTTCGGGTACAAAAAGAGCGGGCTGCCCGCTTCGTGGCCGCACGTGGCGTCGGCCGACAGCATGGCCTGGTCGAAGGGCGGCCGGTACGAGCGCACCTGCGGAACCCACAAGAGCGAGTCCAACTGCCTCGATCACGCCATGTGGTGGCGTGGTGAACTGCTCGACCGCCTCGCCGACGCCCGGGACCGGGTATGA
- a CDS encoding beta-ketoacyl-ACP reductase has product MSRSVLITGGNRGIGLAIARHLAAAGDRVAVTYRSGEPPEGLLAVHCDITDTEQVDVAFKQVEEQHGPVEVLIANAGVTKDQLLMRMTEDDFTSVIDTNLTGAFRITKRATRGMLRAKKGRVVLISSAVALRGESGQANYAASKAGLVGFARSMARELGSRNITFNVVAPGLTETSMSEKLSDEQREHLKSQIPLGRLARPEEIAATVAFLASEEAAYITGAVVPVDGGAGMGH; this is encoded by the coding sequence GTGTCCCGTTCAGTCCTGATCACCGGCGGCAATCGCGGCATAGGCCTGGCCATCGCCCGCCACCTCGCGGCCGCGGGTGACCGCGTCGCTGTCACCTACCGCTCGGGCGAGCCGCCGGAGGGGCTCCTGGCCGTCCACTGCGACATCACCGACACCGAGCAGGTGGACGTCGCCTTCAAACAGGTCGAGGAGCAGCACGGCCCCGTCGAGGTCCTGATCGCCAACGCCGGCGTCACCAAGGACCAGCTCCTGATGCGCATGACCGAGGACGACTTCACCTCGGTCATCGACACCAACCTGACCGGGGCGTTCCGCATCACCAAGCGCGCCACCCGCGGGATGCTGCGTGCGAAGAAGGGCCGCGTCGTCCTCATCTCCTCCGCCGTCGCGCTACGCGGGGAGAGCGGCCAGGCCAACTACGCCGCGTCCAAGGCCGGCCTCGTCGGCTTCGCGCGTTCCATGGCCCGCGAACTGGGCTCGCGCAACATCACCTTCAACGTCGTCGCGCCGGGCCTGACCGAGACCTCCATGAGCGAGAAGCTCAGCGACGAGCAGCGTGAGCACCTCAAGAGCCAGATCCCGCTCGGCCGGTTGGCCCGGCCGGAGGAGATCGCAGCGACCGTCGCCTTCCTTGCCTCCGAGGAGGCCGCCTACATCACCGGTGCCGTTGTCCCGGTCGACGGCGGAGCCGGCATGGGGCACTGA
- a CDS encoding tyrosine-type recombinase/integrase, whose translation MEMLYADWMRERIGIRPAGGSPWAFVTFPGPTGNPGGEALSPRRVQDLLADLAAGAGLRHLHPHMLRHTFGETAADLDVARDVLQRLLGHSDITSQDVYRTVAEAKIALAAHAVGDRLFGES comes from the coding sequence GTGGAGATGCTGTACGCCGACTGGATGCGTGAGCGCATCGGCATCCGCCCCGCCGGCGGCAGCCCCTGGGCCTTCGTCACCTTCCCCGGTCCCACAGGGAATCCTGGCGGAGAGGCGCTCAGCCCGCGCCGGGTGCAGGACCTCCTCGCCGACCTCGCGGCAGGAGCCGGGCTGCGCCACCTGCACCCGCACATGCTCCGCCACACCTTCGGAGAGACGGCCGCGGACCTCGACGTCGCCCGCGATGTCCTCCAGCGCCTGCTCGGCCACAGCGATATCACCAGCCAGGATGTCTACCGCACGGTCGCCGAGGCCAAGATCGCGCTCGCGGCCCACGCCGTGGGCGATCGACTCTTCGGAGAGTCATGA
- a CDS encoding HNH endonuclease family protein translates to MAHRPHRLVAAGLVLAGALASAACDPLAVSTTGDSVPARAAAGPAGQAATAQLDALPVQAHSSLAGYSRAEFGPAWSDEGTVELAQNHCPTRDDILFRDLSNTVREKDGCTVVSGVLHDRYTGKSISFHRGRSTSLAVQIDHIVPLGLAWQSGARNLTASQRLNLANDPDNLIATDGPTNAAKGAKDASQWLPPRNDARCWYASAQVRVKAKYRLSVSRAEKQALGQALESCPASGLDAKGAR, encoded by the coding sequence ATGGCTCACCGACCCCACCGCCTCGTTGCGGCCGGCCTCGTACTGGCCGGCGCCCTGGCCTCCGCCGCCTGTGACCCGCTGGCGGTCTCGACTACGGGTGACTCCGTCCCGGCACGCGCGGCCGCCGGCCCCGCCGGCCAGGCCGCGACGGCTCAGCTCGACGCCCTGCCCGTGCAGGCTCACTCCTCCCTTGCCGGCTACTCCCGCGCGGAGTTCGGGCCGGCCTGGAGCGACGAGGGGACCGTCGAGCTGGCACAGAATCACTGCCCGACGCGCGACGACATCTTGTTCCGCGACCTCTCGAACACCGTCCGCGAGAAGGACGGCTGCACCGTCGTCTCCGGCGTTCTCCACGACCGGTACACGGGCAAGTCCATCTCGTTCCACCGCGGTCGAAGCACCTCGCTCGCGGTCCAGATCGACCACATCGTGCCCCTCGGCCTTGCCTGGCAGTCCGGCGCCCGGAATCTCACTGCATCCCAGCGCCTGAACCTGGCCAACGACCCGGACAATTTGATCGCGACCGACGGCCCGACGAACGCCGCCAAAGGCGCCAAGGACGCCTCCCAGTGGCTGCCCCCACGCAACGACGCGCGCTGCTGGTACGCATCGGCGCAGGTACGCGTCAAGGCGAAGTACCGGCTGTCGGTGTCCCGGGCGGAGAAGCAGGCGCTCGGGCAGGCGTTGGAGTCCTGCCCCGCGTCCGGCCTGGACGCCAAGGGGGCGCGATGA
- a CDS encoding transposase, producing MAPPSKYTPEFREEAVRVALQSSRTISETARELELNPETLRGWVKKYQKQNEPAAGSPLTLDERARLKEQDRRIRELEMENVFLKKCAAYFAKDPR from the coding sequence GTGGCGCCACCCAGTAAGTACACCCCGGAGTTCCGTGAGGAAGCTGTCCGGGTCGCACTCCAGTCCAGTAGGACCATCTCTGAGACGGCCCGCGAGCTCGAATTGAACCCGGAGACGCTCCGGGGCTGGGTGAAGAAGTACCAGAAGCAGAACGAGCCAGCGGCAGGTTCGCCGTTGACGCTGGATGAGCGGGCACGCCTGAAGGAACAGGACCGGCGTATCCGTGAACTGGAGATGGAGAACGTCTTCCTGAAAAAATGCGCGGCGTACTTCGCGAAGGATCCCCGGTAG
- a CDS encoding IS5 family transposase has protein sequence MTGAGWSVVRPLLPVPGWLRGRGGQPEVYCHRAILDAIRYLVDNGIKWRAMPAGFPPWDRVYAFFRRWRDHALIREFHDRLRGRVREEAGRDAEPTAGVIDSQSVKADAAVGADSRGFDGGKLVNGRKRHVVVDTLGLLLGVMVTAADIGDRAAAKVLLERVTDAHHRLELVWADGGYTGSLVKHCLTALALVLAIVKRSDDMRGFVVLPKRWIVERLFAHLMRSRRLVRDFERSTSSAEAMIYWSMTMIMTRRLARSRSARG, from the coding sequence ATGACGGGCGCGGGGTGGTCGGTGGTCCGGCCGCTGCTGCCGGTGCCGGGCTGGCTGCGAGGTCGGGGCGGGCAGCCGGAGGTGTACTGCCACCGGGCGATACTGGATGCGATCCGCTATCTGGTCGACAACGGGATCAAGTGGCGGGCGATGCCGGCCGGCTTCCCGCCGTGGGACCGGGTCTATGCGTTCTTCCGCCGCTGGCGCGACCACGCGCTGATCAGAGAGTTCCACGACCGGCTGCGCGGACGGGTCCGCGAGGAAGCGGGCCGGGATGCGGAACCGACGGCCGGCGTGATCGACTCGCAGTCCGTCAAGGCGGACGCCGCCGTCGGCGCCGACAGTCGCGGCTTCGACGGCGGCAAGCTGGTCAACGGCCGCAAGCGGCACGTGGTGGTCGACACCCTCGGTCTGCTGCTGGGCGTGATGGTCACCGCGGCGGACATCGGCGACCGCGCCGCCGCGAAGGTGCTGCTTGAGCGGGTGACCGACGCTCACCACCGGCTGGAACTCGTCTGGGCCGACGGCGGCTACACCGGCAGCCTCGTCAAGCACTGCCTGACCGCCCTCGCGCTGGTCCTGGCGATCGTCAAGCGGAGCGACGACATGCGCGGCTTCGTGGTGCTGCCCAAGCGGTGGATCGTCGAGCGGCTCTTCGCCCACCTGATGCGAAGCCGCCGTCTGGTGCGTGACTTCGAACGATCCACCAGCAGCGCCGAGGCGATGATCTACTGGTCGATGACCATGATCATGACCCGCCGCCTGGCCCGCTCACGCTCCGCGCGAGGGTGA